From the Leptotrichia sp. oral taxon 221 genome, one window contains:
- a CDS encoding PG0541 family transporter-associated protein — MKRLEIYFDSFYTEKMKEELREYGIDQYFIVPAVHSSWSKTFKHFNTHVWPGTDSILVTYLEDRHAQEIIRIIKIMKIDLGRGISMGAVILPVEDIIL, encoded by the coding sequence GTGAAAAGATTAGAAATATATTTTGATTCATTTTATACGGAAAAAATGAAAGAAGAATTAAGAGAGTATGGAATAGATCAATATTTTATAGTTCCAGCTGTTCATAGTTCTTGGAGTAAAACTTTTAAACATTTTAATACACATGTTTGGCCAGGGACAGACAGTATTTTAGTTACTTATTTGGAAGATAGGCACGCACAAGAGATTATACGGATTATTAAAATTATGAAGATAGATTTAGGTCGTGGAATTTCGATGGGAGCAGTTATTTTGCCTGTTGAAGATATTATTTTATAA
- a CDS encoding efflux RND transporter permease subunit, with the protein MTVAEFATKRVVSTTMILIFMIFAGWVAMTGMKQERIPDYDIPIVVVNATWTGATAEDVKTQVSKKIEDAALNVDGIKNITTSSSYGSSVVTIEFNYGVDTDIKQVQVQTQIDKIKGQLPDDDNFKDPTVSKLDIAGSSNMALMIGITGKNKELITSFVEETLQPRLKRNRGIGNISVMGNATRQIKVWLDPARLKEYNLSAAEIYSKIKAANTVTPAGTITDGTKEFILKVDGELKELDQIQDIVISNQNNQTVRLADVAKVEYGTEDPTSYVTYNGKEMVAVMIQKSKDGNLVEVAKKAKETLKEAKPLFPEGSSYNIIVDNSEKVSESIKNVASSGIQAVIITIIVLFVFLKNLRASLVVGTLIPISAMFTFFLLTTQGITLNMVSLMGLSLAVGSLVDNGVVTLDNIFDHIQINKEPADVAAIRGTNEVILPMMASTATSVCVFLPIILFEGLAKEVFKSIAFSMMFALSASIIVAMLWVPMASSLFLDVKKISDNAEKAAKFNAFRDKYKELVAKVLENRWKMVIGVTITFVIVVFGIGKTVKTTFFPTIDDNQYSVVATLATGLDLDVSKDIANKMEAVVKADPATKDINVIASKSAATINVDVKKDTMKAMNRVREKLKDLPNVTLAVSPQKAGGRSSQKDYSFQIEGDDPQELNRIANSIMNDMKSQSWFKDVKSSTEGGYPQAKLEVDRVKAESYGITVTDITQMLFMTASGSANPIDVTQSTETLDVVLELEKNQKNSLNKIMDLEIKTNKGTYVRLGDIATMQYEESASTISTENGKRIVTVGANLDKSKGFNDAATFIQQSFKKANPAEGYKIGVAGQAKNQSEMGGQIKKDLLLAIVLIYTVLAVQLESFILPLMIMTTLPLSMIGVILGLAITRVQLSMFVMIGILMLFGMAVNNAIVMLDFVAGLRKKGWSIHDALVEACGSRLRPILMTTLTTVLGWLPMVFSSKGSSGYYQGMAIAVMFGLSFCTILTLFFTPVLYSLVEERKERKQKEKEEKRRQEKEEERRGYAK; encoded by the coding sequence ATGACAGTAGCAGAATTTGCAACGAAGAGAGTAGTGTCGACAACGATGATACTTATATTTATGATTTTTGCTGGTTGGGTAGCGATGACAGGTATGAAACAGGAAAGAATACCAGATTATGATATACCGATAGTTGTTGTTAATGCCACTTGGACTGGAGCGACAGCGGAAGATGTAAAAACACAAGTATCTAAAAAAATTGAAGATGCGGCATTGAATGTAGATGGAATTAAAAATATTACAACATCTTCATCTTATGGTTCATCAGTAGTTACGATAGAGTTTAACTATGGTGTAGATACAGATATTAAACAAGTACAAGTTCAAACACAAATAGATAAAATAAAAGGACAATTGCCAGATGATGATAACTTTAAAGATCCTACAGTATCAAAATTAGATATAGCAGGGAGTTCCAACATGGCGTTAATGATTGGAATTACTGGGAAAAATAAAGAGTTAATAACATCATTTGTTGAAGAAACATTACAACCTAGATTGAAGAGAAATAGAGGTATCGGTAATATTTCTGTAATGGGTAATGCGACAAGACAAATTAAAGTTTGGCTGGATCCAGCTAGATTAAAGGAATATAATTTGTCAGCGGCAGAAATTTATAGTAAAATAAAAGCAGCTAATACGGTAACACCAGCAGGTACAATAACTGATGGGACGAAAGAATTTATCCTAAAAGTTGATGGAGAATTAAAAGAGCTTGATCAAATTCAGGATATCGTTATTTCAAATCAAAATAATCAAACAGTTAGATTGGCTGATGTGGCAAAAGTTGAGTATGGAACAGAGGATCCTACATCATATGTAACATATAATGGAAAAGAAATGGTTGCCGTTATGATTCAAAAGAGTAAAGATGGTAACTTGGTGGAGGTTGCTAAAAAGGCTAAGGAAACTTTGAAAGAAGCAAAACCATTATTTCCAGAAGGTTCTAGTTATAATATAATAGTTGATAACAGTGAAAAAGTTAGTGAATCAATAAAAAATGTTGCAAGTTCTGGGATACAAGCGGTTATCATTACAATCATAGTACTTTTTGTATTCTTGAAAAACTTGAGAGCGTCATTAGTTGTGGGAACATTGATTCCGATTTCAGCAATGTTTACATTCTTCTTACTTACAACACAAGGGATAACATTGAATATGGTTTCGTTAATGGGATTATCACTTGCAGTTGGATCATTAGTAGATAACGGAGTTGTTACGCTGGATAATATTTTTGATCACATTCAGATTAATAAGGAACCAGCAGATGTAGCAGCGATACGGGGTACAAATGAAGTAATTCTTCCGATGATGGCGTCAACTGCAACTTCAGTTTGTGTATTTTTACCAATTATATTATTTGAAGGACTTGCTAAGGAAGTATTTAAGAGTATTGCATTTTCAATGATGTTTGCGTTGTCAGCTTCGATTATTGTTGCGATGTTATGGGTTCCAATGGCTTCGAGTTTATTTTTAGATGTTAAAAAAATATCAGATAATGCTGAAAAAGCTGCTAAATTTAATGCATTTAGAGATAAATATAAAGAATTAGTGGCAAAAGTATTGGAAAATAGATGGAAAATGGTAATTGGAGTTACAATAACATTTGTTATAGTTGTATTTGGAATAGGAAAAACGGTAAAAACTACGTTCTTTCCAACGATTGACGATAATCAATATTCGGTAGTTGCGACACTTGCGACAGGATTAGATTTAGATGTGTCAAAAGATATTGCAAATAAAATGGAAGCTGTTGTAAAAGCAGATCCAGCGACTAAAGATATAAATGTTATTGCCTCAAAAAGTGCAGCGACAATAAATGTCGATGTAAAGAAAGATACGATGAAGGCAATGAACCGTGTCAGAGAAAAATTAAAAGATTTACCAAATGTAACACTTGCGGTTTCACCACAAAAAGCAGGAGGTCGTTCATCGCAGAAAGATTATTCGTTTCAAATAGAAGGTGATGACCCACAAGAATTAAATAGAATTGCAAATTCGATAATGAATGATATGAAGAGTCAGTCTTGGTTTAAGGATGTTAAGTCATCGACTGAAGGTGGATATCCACAAGCTAAATTGGAAGTTGACAGAGTAAAAGCAGAAAGTTATGGAATAACTGTAACAGATATTACTCAAATGCTATTTATGACAGCATCTGGATCAGCAAATCCAATTGATGTAACTCAAAGTACAGAAACATTGGATGTAGTGTTGGAATTGGAAAAAAATCAAAAAAATTCATTGAATAAAATTATGGATTTAGAGATAAAAACTAATAAAGGAACTTATGTTAGATTAGGAGATATTGCTACAATGCAATATGAAGAAAGTGCGTCAACTATTTCAACAGAAAATGGTAAAAGAATTGTAACAGTTGGTGCAAACTTGGATAAATCAAAAGGATTTAACGATGCAGCGACATTTATTCAACAGTCATTCAAGAAGGCAAATCCAGCTGAAGGATACAAAATTGGGGTAGCAGGACAAGCTAAAAACCAATCTGAAATGGGTGGACAAATTAAGAAAGACTTGTTACTTGCGATTGTGTTGATTTATACAGTACTTGCGGTTCAGTTGGAATCATTTATCTTGCCACTTATGATTATGACAACATTGCCATTATCAATGATTGGAGTAATTTTAGGATTAGCGATAACCAGAGTACAACTTAGTATGTTCGTTATGATTGGTATCTTGATGTTATTTGGTATGGCGGTTAATAATGCGATTGTAATGCTTGATTTCGTTGCGGGATTGCGGAAAAAAGGCTGGTCGATTCATGATGCCTTAGTAGAAGCCTGTGGTTCAAGACTACGACCAATTTTAATGACAACGCTTACAACAGTATTAGGTTGGTTGCCAATGGTATTCTCGAGTAAAGGAAGTTCGGGATACTATCAAGGAATGGCGATTGCAGTAATGTTTGGACTTTCATTCTGTACAATCTTGACATTGTTCTTTACACCAGTGTTATATTCGTTGGTTGAAGAAAGAAAAGAGAGAAAACAAAAAGAAAAAGAAGAAAAGAGAAGACAGGAAAAAGAAGAAGAAAGAAGAGGATATGCTAAATAA